In the genome of Verrucomicrobium sp., the window AAGATCGTCAACGTCCAGGTCCCGTTTGAGGGGAAGCAGTGGACCTTCAAGGCCCTGGCCCAGGTCCAGGAGGACCCGGACCGGGCACGCCGCCAGGCCGCCTGGGAGGCGGTCCGCGCCGCGCGCGCGGGGATCGCGGAAAAGCTGGAAGACCTCTTCGACCAGCAGCTGAAGGTGCGCGACGCGATCGCCAAGGAGGCGGGCTTCGCCAATTACCGGGATTACATCTTCGTCGAAAAGGGCCGCTTCGACTACAAGCCGGAGGATACCCTGGCCTTCCACGAGCAGGTGGAGCGGCACGTGGTCCCCTTCCTGCGGGAGCTGCAGCGGGAGCGGAAGGAAAAGCTGGGCGTCGAGACGCTCCGCCCGTGGGACACGAAGATCGACGTCCAGGGCGACCAGCCCCTGCGCCCCTTCCAGACTTCCGAGGAGCTCTTCGAGGGGGTGCGGGACATCTTCTCCAAGCTCGACCCGGAGCTGGGGGAACGCTTTGCCGAGATGAAGAAGACCGGCCTCCTGGACCTGGAGAACCGCCCGGGCAAGGCCCCCGGCGCTTACTCCCAGGTGCTGGCGGAGACGGGCTGGCCCTTCACGTTCATGAGCGCCGTCGGCACCCAGTCTGACGTGACGACGCTGATCCATGAGGGCGGCCACGACCAGCAGGCCATCGCCACGCGCGACCAGCGGCTTTTCTACTACATGCTCGAGGCGGGCATGTTCATCGAATTCGCGGAGGTCGCCTCCATGGGGATGGAGCAGCTGGCCGTCCCGCACTTGGACCGTTTCTACGGGCCGGAGGACGCCCGCCGGGCCAAGCTGAGCATGGTGGAGCGTCCCGTGGAGGTCCTGCCCTGGATCGCGGCGATCGACTCCTTCCAGCAGTGGGCCTACACGAACGTCGACGAGGCCCTCGACCATAAGAAGCGGCGGGAAAAGTGGGGCGAGCTGACGGAACGCTTCGGCGGCGGCGAGGACTGGAGCGGCTACGAGGACCGGCGCACCGGCCTGTGGCTCGACCAGCCGCACGTCTTCGTCCACCCCCTCTACTACGTCGAATACGCCTACGCGCAGGACGGCGCGCTCCAGATTTTGCAGAACTCCCTGAAGGACCCGGAGAAGGCGGTGCGCGATTACCGCGCGGGGATCGCCCTGGGCAGCTCCAAGCCGCTGCCGGAGCTTTTCGAGGCGACGGGCATCCGCTTCGACAAGCGCGGGGAGATGCTGGAATCGATCATGGGCAGCCTGCGGGAGGCGCGTGTCGCGATGCTGCCCCAGGCCGCGCCGCGCAAGGAGCTGGGCGGCCTCGACTTCCAGCGCAGCGCCGTCGCCGCGCCGATCGAGACGCCGCAGCGGAAGCTGGACAAGGTTTAGGGCCTAGGGTTTGACGAGGTGGCGCTCGATGTGGGCGCGGGAAACCTCGACATACTTCTCCGCCCACTGGCGGAGCCCGGCGCGTTCTTCCGCCGTCAGCGGGCGGACGACCTTGGCGGGCGCACCCAGGACCATCGACCCTTCCGGGATGACGGTGCCCTGGGTGACCAGGGCGTGGGCGCCGACGATCGACTGGCGGCCGATCACCGCCCCGTCCAGGACGGTGGCGTGCATGCCGATGAGGCACTCGTCCTCCACCGTGCAGGCGTGGACCACGGCGGCGTGGCCCACGGTCACGTAATTGCCGATTTTCACCCCGTAGTCGTCGGCCAGGTGGACGATGGCGCCGTCCTGGATGTTGGAACCCTCGCCGATCTCGATGGAGTTGATGTCGCCGCGCAGGACGGCGGAGGGCCAGACGCTGGCACGGGGGCCGATCGTCACGTCGCCGATGAGCGTGGCCCCGGGGGCGACGTAGGCGGAGAGGTCGACGCGGGGAATGCGGGTCAGGTATTTGTTCAGCCGCTCGGAAAGGGTCATGGGCGCGCTCAGGAAACTTCTTCCTGCTTGAAAAGGTCGGCCTGGGCCCAGGCCTTCATGGCCTTTTTGGAGGAGGGGCCGCGGCGGGAAGGGGAGATGGAGGTGGGAACCGGCTGGCTCAGGCGGGGGCGGCCGCTGGAGTCGAGCTGTTCCTCCTCCAGGACGCGCAGGACTTCCTTGGCCCGTTCCACGACTTCCTGGGGCAGGCCGGCCAGGCGGGCCACCTGGATGCCGTAGCTCTTGTCGGCGCCGCCGGGGACGATCTTCCGCAGGAAGATGACCTGGTCGTTCCACTCGCGGACGGCCACGCTGGCGTTCTTCACGGCGGCGCGGCCGCCGGCCAGCTCCGTCAGCTCGTGGTAGTGGGTGGCGAAGAGGGTGAGGGCGCGCGCCTTGTCGTGCAGGTATTCGGCCACCGCCCAGGCGATGGAGAGGCCGTCGAAGGTGCTGGTGCCGCGCCCGATCTCGTCAAGGATGACCAGGCTGTGCGCGGTGGCGTGGTGGAGGATGTTGGCCGTCTCGCTCATCTCCACCATGAAGGTGCTCTGGCCGCGGGAGAGGTCGTCGCTGGCGCCGATGCGGGTGAAGATGCGGTCCAGGACGCCGATGCGGGCGCTCTTGGCCGGGACGAAGCAGCCCAGGTGCGCCATGAGGGCGATGAGGGCGGTCTGCCGCAGGTAGGTGCTCTTGCCCGCCATGTTGGGGCCGGTGAGGATGAGCAGGCGGTTGCCGTGGGGTTCCAGGTGGGTGTCGTTGGGGATGAAGCGCTCGCCCAAAAGGAGCTGCTCCAAAACGGGGTGGCGGCCTTCCTTGATCTCCACCTCGACGCCGTCGGTCAGTTCCGGGCGGACGTAGTCCTGCTCCTGGGCCAGGGCGCCCCAGCCGGCCAGGACGTCGATCTCCGCCAGGGCGCGCGCGGCGGCCTGGATGGCCTCCAGCCGCTCGACGGCGGCGGCGCGCAGGGACTGGAAGATCTCGTATTCCAGCTGCCGGGAGCGTTCCTCCGCGCCCAGGATCTTCCCTTCCATTTCCTTCAGCTCCGGGGTGATGAAGCGCTCGGCGTTGGCCAGGGTCTGCTTGCGCGTGTAGTCGGCGGGGACGTTGGCGGCCTGGGACTGGGGAACCTCCAGGTAGTAGCCAAAGACCTGGTTGAAGCGGATTTTGAGGGACTTGATGCCGGTCCGCTCCTGCTCCCGCTGCTGGAGCTGTGCCAGCCAGGCCTTCCCCTCCGTGCCGGCGGCGCGCAGGGTGTCGAGTTCCGCGTGATACCCGTTGCGGACCAGGCCGCCTTCCTTGAGGGCCAGGGGCGGCTCGTCGACGAGGGCTTTTTCGAAGAGGGCGACGAGTTCCGGCTGCGGGACGATCTCCGCGGAGAGCTGCTCGACGCGCGGGGCGGGGACTTCCGTGAGGGTTTCCAGGATGGCGGGGAGGCGGGAGAGGGAGACCTTCAGCCCGGCCAGGTCGCGCGCGTTGCCGGAGCCCTGGCAGAGGCGGCCGATGAGGCGCTCCAGGTCGCGCACCTCGCGCAGCTGGGCGCGCAGGGCCTCGCGGGGGCGCTCCTCCTCCTTCCAGTAGCCGACGGCGGCCAGGCGCTGGGTGAGGGCGGCGCGGTCCCGCAGGGGGTGCAGGACCCAGCGGCGCAAGAGGCGGCCCCCGGCGGAGGTGGCGGTACGGTCGATGGCGGAAAGGAGGCAGGCCTTCGACTCGGCCCCGCCGCGCGCGGGTTCCAGGAGGTCGAGGTTCCGCTGGGTGATGGGGTCGACGGTGACGCACTCCTGCCGCTGGAAGGTGGCCAGGCGGCGGACGTGGGAGAGGTCGCGCCGCAGCTCCTGGGAGAGGTAGTGGAGGAGGCCGCCCGCCGCGCTGACCGCGCCGGGCAGGGCGGTGAGGCCGAAGCCGTCCAGGGAGTGAATGTGGAAGTGGTCGCGCAGGGCGGCGGCGGCGGTCGCCTCCTCGAAGGGCCAGCCCTCGTGCCGGACCAGGAGACGCCCTTCTTCCGAGGGCCAGGGGACGTCGGCGGGCATGACCACCTCGGACGGGTCGAGGCGCTGGAACCATTCCCGCGCCTCGTCGGCGTCGGCGGCCTCGCCCGCCTGGAACTCGCCCGTGCTCAGGTCCAGGCAGGCCAGGCCGTAGCGGCTCTTGCCGATCTGGACCAGGGAGGCGCAGAAGTTGTTCCGCTTGGCGGAGAGGACGGTGCCGTCCAGCACGCTGCCGGGGCTGATGACCTGGACGATCTCCCGCCGGACGAGCTGGCCGGGGCGGGCCGTTTCCGTCTGGTCGCAGAGGGCGACGCGCTTGCCCGCCTTGATGAGCCGGGCGATGTAGCCCTCCGCCGCCGCGTGGGGCATGCCGCACATGGGGATGCCCTGGCGCTGGGTCAGCGTCAGGTCGAGCAGTTCGGATCCGGCCTTGGCGTCCTCAAAGAACATCTCGTAGAAGTCCCCCAGGCGGAAGAGGATGAGGGCGTCCTTCGGCGCCTGGCTCTTCAGCTGCCGGTATTGCTGCATCATGGGGGAGGCCGCTTCGCTCATCTGGCCATCAGCTTAGGAAGGAAACGGCAAAAGACAATGGTACAGGGCTTGCTTACCGGCTGGAGGACGGGAAAAATCAGGCCTTTAAAGACATGCGCCAACGTATTGCGATCGACATGGACGAAGTGGTGGCAGACGCCCTTTCCCGCCACATCTCCCTCTATAACGCCGAGTTCAAAACCGCCTTCAATCCCGCCGATCTCAAGGGCCGGGATCTCCATGAGGCCGTTCCGCAGGCCCACGCCAAGCGGACGAGCCAATTCCCTCATGAAGAAGGATTTTTCGACGATCTTACGGTTTTCCCCCACTGCCAGGAGGTGATCCGGGAGCTGCAGGAGAAGTATGAGATCTTCTTCGCCAGCGCGGCGATGGAGTTCCGCCACTCCCTGGTGCCGAAGCACCAGTGGCTCCACGAGCACTTCCCCTTCGTCCCCTGGACCCACCACGTCTTCTGCGGGGACAAGAGCATCATCAACGCCGACTACCTGATCGACGACCGGGTGAAGAATTTCACCGGCTTCCGCGGGGAGGGGATCCTCTTCACCGCGCCCCACAACGAGGGGATCACCGGCTACCGCCGCGCGAACGACTGGCTGGAGGTGCGGCAGCTCTTCCTCGGCTGACATCCATGCAAAATTACCACGACCTCCTCCGCCTCCTCCTGGAAAAGGGCAAGTTCAAGCCCGACCGGACCGGCACCGGCACCTACTCCCTCTTCGGCGCGCAGATGCGTTTCGACCTGGAGGAGGGGTTTCCGCTCCTGACGACGAAGAAGGTCCACCTCCGCTCCATCATCCACGAGCTGCTCTGGTTCCTGCGCGGGGAGACGAACGTGGCCTCCCTGCACGAGGCGGGCGTCACCATCTGGGACGAGTGGGCCGACGAGGCGGGCAACCTGGGCCGTATCTACGGCGCGCAGTGGTGCGATTGGCGGACGCCGGACGGCGGCTCCATCAACCAGATCCAGTGGGT includes:
- a CDS encoding M3 family oligoendopeptidase; this translates as KIVNVQVPFEGKQWTFKALAQVQEDPDRARRQAAWEAVRAARAGIAEKLEDLFDQQLKVRDAIAKEAGFANYRDYIFVEKGRFDYKPEDTLAFHEQVERHVVPFLRELQRERKEKLGVETLRPWDTKIDVQGDQPLRPFQTSEELFEGVRDIFSKLDPELGERFAEMKKTGLLDLENRPGKAPGAYSQVLAETGWPFTFMSAVGTQSDVTTLIHEGGHDQQAIATRDQRLFYYMLEAGMFIEFAEVASMGMEQLAVPHLDRFYGPEDARRAKLSMVERPVEVLPWIAAIDSFQQWAYTNVDEALDHKKRREKWGELTERFGGGEDWSGYEDRRTGLWLDQPHVFVHPLYYVEYAYAQDGALQILQNSLKDPEKAVRDYRAGIALGSSKPLPELFEATGIRFDKRGEMLESIMGSLREARVAMLPQAAPRKELGGLDFQRSAVAAPIETPQRKLDKV
- the mutS gene encoding DNA mismatch repair protein MutS produces the protein MSEAASPMMQQYRQLKSQAPKDALILFRLGDFYEMFFEDAKAGSELLDLTLTQRQGIPMCGMPHAAAEGYIARLIKAGKRVALCDQTETARPGQLVRREIVQVISPGSVLDGTVLSAKRNNFCASLVQIGKSRYGLACLDLSTGEFQAGEAADADEAREWFQRLDPSEVVMPADVPWPSEEGRLLVRHEGWPFEEATAAAALRDHFHIHSLDGFGLTALPGAVSAAGGLLHYLSQELRRDLSHVRRLATFQRQECVTVDPITQRNLDLLEPARGGAESKACLLSAIDRTATSAGGRLLRRWVLHPLRDRAALTQRLAAVGYWKEEERPREALRAQLREVRDLERLIGRLCQGSGNARDLAGLKVSLSRLPAILETLTEVPAPRVEQLSAEIVPQPELVALFEKALVDEPPLALKEGGLVRNGYHAELDTLRAAGTEGKAWLAQLQQREQERTGIKSLKIRFNQVFGYYLEVPQSQAANVPADYTRKQTLANAERFITPELKEMEGKILGAEERSRQLEYEIFQSLRAAAVERLEAIQAAARALAEIDVLAGWGALAQEQDYVRPELTDGVEVEIKEGRHPVLEQLLLGERFIPNDTHLEPHGNRLLILTGPNMAGKSTYLRQTALIALMAHLGCFVPAKSARIGVLDRIFTRIGASDDLSRGQSTFMVEMSETANILHHATAHSLVILDEIGRGTSTFDGLSIAWAVAEYLHDKARALTLFATHYHELTELAGGRAAVKNASVAVREWNDQVIFLRKIVPGGADKSYGIQVARLAGLPQEVVERAKEVLRVLEEEQLDSSGRPRLSQPVPTSISPSRRGPSSKKAMKAWAQADLFKQEEVS
- a CDS encoding gamma carbonic anhydrase family protein produces the protein MTLSERLNKYLTRIPRVDLSAYVAPGATLIGDVTIGPRASVWPSAVLRGDINSIEIGEGSNIQDGAIVHLADDYGVKIGNYVTVGHAAVVHACTVEDECLIGMHATVLDGAVIGRQSIVGAHALVTQGTVIPEGSMVLGAPAKVVRPLTAEERAGLRQWAEKYVEVSRAHIERHLVKP